A single window of Tamandua tetradactyla isolate mTamTet1 chromosome 25, mTamTet1.pri, whole genome shotgun sequence DNA harbors:
- the LOC143668921 gene encoding histone H3.1: MARTKQTARKSTGGKAPRKQLATKAARKSAPATGGVKKPHRYRPGTVALREIRRYQKSTELLIRKLPFQRLVREIAQDFKTDLRFQSSAVMALQEACEAYLVGLFEDTNLCAIHAKRVTIMPKDIQLARRIRGERA; this comes from the coding sequence ATGGCTCGCACTAAGCAGACGGCCCGCAAGTCCACGGGCGGCAAAGCACCGCGCAAGCAGCTGGCCACTAAGGCGGCTCGCAAGAGCGCGCCGGCCACGGGCGGCGTGAAGAAGCCGCACCGCTACCGGCCCGGTACCGTGGCGCTGCGCGAGATCCGCCGCTACCAGAAGTCCACCGAGCTGCTGATCCGCAAGCTGCCGTTTCAGCGGCTGGTGCGCGAAATCGCGCAGGATTTCAAGACCGACCTGCGCTTCCAGAGCTCGGCGGTGATGGCGCTGCAGGAGGCGTGCGAGGCCTACCTGGTAGGACTCTTCGAGGACACCAACCTGTGCGCCATCCACGCCAAGCGCGTCACCATCATGCCCAAGGACATCCAGCTCGCTCGCCGCATTCGCGGGGAGAGGGCGTAA
- the LOC143669209 gene encoding histone H1.4-like, translating into MSETAPVAPAAPPPAEKAPVKKKTAKKPAGARRKASGPPVSELITKAVAASKERSGVSLAALKKALAAAGYDVEKNNSRIKLGLKSLVSKGTLVQTKGTGASGSFKLNKKAAPGEAKPKAKKAGAAKPKKPTAAAKKAKKATGAATPKKGAKKTPKKAKKPAASAVAKKVPKSPKKVKAARPKKAVKSTTKAVKPKAAKPKVAKPKKAAPKKK; encoded by the coding sequence ATGTCTGAGACCGCTCCTGTCGCCCCCGCCGCCCCTCCACCCGCGGAGAAAGCCCCCGTGAAGAAGAAGACTGCGAAAAAGCCTGCTGGGGCGCGCCGCAAGGCGTCGGGGCCCCCCGTGTCCGAGCTCATCACTAAGGCTGTGGCTGCTTCCAAGGAGCGCAGTGGTGTGTCACTAGCCGCGCTCAAGAAGGCGCTCGCGGCGGCTGGCTACGACGTGGAGAAGAATAACAGCCGTATTAAACTGGGCCTTAAGAGCCTGGTGAGCAAGGGCACTCTGGTGCAGACCAAAGGCACTGGTGCTTCCGGCTCCTTCAAGCTCAACAAGAAAGCTGCCCCCGGGGAGGCCAAACCTAAAGCCAAGAAGGCCGGCGCGGCCAAGCCCAAGAAGCCCACTGCGGCGGCTAAGAAGGCCAAGAAGGCAACGGGAGCGGCCACCCCCAAGAAAGGCGCTAAGAAGACTCCGAAGAAGGCGAAGAAACCGGCAGCATCGGCGGTTGCCAAGAAGGTGCCCAAAAGCCCAAAGAAGGTGAAAGCTGCCAGGCCCAAAAAGGCCGTCAAGAGCACAACTAAGGCTGTGAAGCCCAAGGCAGCCAAGCCCAAAGTTGCCAAGCCCAAGAAGGCGGCACCCAAGAAGAAGTAG
- the LOC143668922 gene encoding histone H2A type 1-like: MSGRGKQGGKVRAKAKTRSSRAGLQFPVGRVHRLLRKGNYAERVGAGAPVYLAAVLEYLTAEILELAGNAARDNKKTRIIPRHLQLAIRNDEELNKLLGKVTIAQGGVLPNIQAVLLPKKTESHHKAKGK; encoded by the coding sequence ATGTCTGGACGCGGTAAACAAGGAGGTAAAGTTCGTGCTAAGGCGAAGACTCGCTCATCGAGAGCGGGTCTGCAGTTCCCAGTGGGCCGTGTGCACCGCCTGCTCCGCAAGGGCAACTATGCCGAGCGAGTCGGGGCCGGAGCCCCTGTGTATCTGGCAGCGGTGCTGGAGTACCTGACCGCCGAGATCCTGGAGTTGGCAGGCAACGCGGCCCGCGATAACAAGAAGACCCGCATCATCCCCCGCCACCTGCAGCTGGCTATCCGCAACGACGAGGAACTCAACAAGCTGCTGGGCAAGGTAACCATCGCGCAGGGCGGCGTCCTGCCCAACATCCAGGCAGTACTACTGCCCAAGAAGACCGAGAGCCACCACAAGGCTAAAGGCAAATAA
- the LOC143668920 gene encoding histone H2B type 1-B: protein MPEPSKSAPAPKKGSKKAITKAQKKDGKKRKRSRKESYSIYVYKVLKQVHPDTGISSKAMGIMNSFVNDIFERIAGEASRLAHYNKRSTITSREIQTAVRLLLPGELAKHAVSEGTKAVTKYTSSK from the coding sequence ATGCCTGAACCTTCCAAATCTGCTCCAGCTCCTAAGAAGGGTTCAAAGAAGGCTATAACTAAGGCCCAGAAGAAAGATGGTAAGAAACGTAAACGCAGCCGCAAAGAGAGCTATTCCATCTATGTGTACAAGGTGCTGAAGCAGGTCCACCCCGACACCGGCATCTCGTCCAAGGCCATGGGCATCATGAACTCGTTCGTCAACGACATTTTCGAGCGCATCGCGGGCGAGGCATCGCGCCTGGCGCATTACAACAAGCGCTCGACCATCACCTCCAGGGAGATCCAGACGGCTGTGCGCCTGCTGCTTCCCGGGGAGCTGGCCAAGCACGCCGTGTCCGAGGGCACCAAGGCCGTCACCAAGTACACTAGTTCCAAGTAA